The DNA sequence TAGACATGCGAGTAAGGGATTTCATGCTTATATACCTGCCCATAGCCGAAGTTTCCGTAAACGCCTTCCTCCTCCTTGGATTGGGGGGGGCCGTTGGCGTTCTGTCTGGCATGTTTGGGGTTGGCGGTGGTTTCTTGATGACGCCGCTGTTGTTCTTTATCGGTATCCCGCCAGCAGTGGCCGTGGCGACCGAAGCAAACCAGATTGTGGCCTCTTCTTTCTCGGGTGTTTTGGCGCATTTGAGGCGCAAAACCGTAGACCTGCGTATGGGGACGGTGCTGCTGATTGGTGGCCTTGTCGGGGCGGCCTTGGGTGTGGTGGTTTTCAACTACCTTAAATCACTGGGTCAGGTCGATTTGCTGGTGAAGCTTTGCTATGTGGTGTTCCTTGGCATCATTGGTGGCATGATGTTCTTTGAGAGCCTGAAGGCGATCCGCAATACGCGCTCGGGCATTGCGCCAAAACGCAAAAAGCACAATTGGATCCATGGCCTGCCGTTCAAAATGCGGTTTCGGACCTCTGGGCTGTATATCAGCGTCATTCCACCACTGATTGTTGGGGTTTGCGTTGGTATTTTGGCGGCGATTATGGGTGTTGGCGGTGGGTTTATCATGGTTCCCGCTATGATTTACCTGCTGGGTATGCCGACCAAGGTTGTTGTTGGGACGTCACTGTTCCAGATTATTTTTGTCACCGGCTTTACCACGATGCTGCATGCCACAACCAACTATACCGTTGATGTGGCCCTGGCGGTTTTGTTGTTGGTAGGTGGTGTTATCGGCGCCCAGATCGGTACCCGGATCGGGGTACGCATGAAAGCTGAGCAGCTACGGATTTTGCTCTCGATCATGGTTATTGCTGTCTG is a window from the Roseovarius sp. EL26 genome containing:
- a CDS encoding sulfite exporter TauE/SafE family protein; this encodes MLIYLPIAEVSVNAFLLLGLGGAVGVLSGMFGVGGGFLMTPLLFFIGIPPAVAVATEANQIVASSFSGVLAHLRRKTVDLRMGTVLLIGGLVGAALGVVVFNYLKSLGQVDLLVKLCYVVFLGIIGGMMFFESLKAIRNTRSGIAPKRKKHNWIHGLPFKMRFRTSGLYISVIPPLIVGVCVGILAAIMGVGGGFIMVPAMIYLLGMPTKVVVGTSLFQIIFVTGFTTMLHATTNYTVDVALAVLLLVGGVIGAQIGTRIGVRMKAEQLRILLSIMVIAVCVKLGLELLIQPSELYSLGESGGH